One region of Eremothecium gossypii ATCC 10895 chromosome II, complete sequence genomic DNA includes:
- a CDS encoding ABR154Cp (Non-syntenic homolog of Saccharomyces cerevisiae YOR381W (FRE3) and YKL220C (FRE2)) codes for MKLSIVLTLATLPSALASSASSGYKRTPVGQYVSAGCKHATEAKAAFCKKSHPKRFECQCTNENALASLVYCAYKETEHDPKERHSFEESFIETCKGKVTQEGIEAAYNRALKKIVSVKDIPNFNKTIPVKVPVKHDHAAYVSGYRTKRSRSRNKDDALEMSFVLLCFWGLVTVLSGLAHVSRRMAPRLWMSASRSLNSVTAFRKLRQYVTMPATHRGKHTEKYGFLGFMPTRLESVIIFIFVTLSVVFHAVRYEYVYPNTVYKTRHAQMGRLVGDRSGMLANCLFVLTWLFASRNSIILAFTGWKQSTMLTYHKAIARTAIASTLVHTISMLVHTLDLGRSKYTTRSQTGWWRWGSVATVAACVILIQAQSWFRMYSYEIFLYLHILLAVFVLAGAWMHTAWFSDEQWYFACAALWCFDRFIRLVRMGYFGFRTAHARVLSAENGIFELVVPKHKAWIAFPGSVAYVYFLGTPLFWQSHPFTIAPAEDGKLRFVIKAKRGATAHILRRLLASPDQSASFRVCVEGPYGNYAPIKHYDHLLLYAGGSGIPGPLCYAKHLGELGLSSRVPFVKLYWVVRHAADLDWYKDDLTALARYSNIQPIVYITRPDSASPLKAEADSLSDDDSEGRACSPQKEGSLTEVTTSLLYSKQFAHVEFRYNRPDTSQLIAGDMADLAGASVAVMSCASPNMVDDIRAAVALAAGSYKSSTIDYYEELQVW; via the coding sequence ATGAAACTGTCTATTGTTTTGACCCTGGCGACCTTGCCCAGCGCTCTGGCATCGTCGGCATCGTCAGGCTACAAGCGCACCCCGGTAGGCCAATACGTCTCTGCTGGGTGCAAGCATGCCACCGAGGCCAAGGCAGCTTTCTGTAAAAAATCGCATCCCAAGCGCTTCGAATGCCAATGCACAAACGAAAATGCGCTTGCATCGCTAGTGTATTGTGCATACAAGGAAACAGAACACGATCCCAAGGAAAGGCATTCGTTTGAAGAGAGCTTCATCGAAACATGCAAGGGCAAGGTTACCCAAGAAGGTATCGAAGCAGCTTACAATCGCGCACTCAAAAAGATAGTGTCCGTCAAAGATATCCCGAACTTCAATAAGACTATCCCTGTGAAGGTGCCTGTCAAACACGACCACGCTGCATATGTGTCCGGTTATCGCACAAAGAGATCGCGGTCGCGCAATAAGGACGATGCCCTAGAGATGTCCTTCGTCCTTTTGTGTTTCTGGGGCTTGGTGACCGTCTTAAGCGGGCTAGCACATGTATCGCGGAGGATGGCACCCAGACTATGGATGTCGGCAAGCCGTTCCTTGAACAGCGTCACTGCGTTTAGGAAGTTGCGCCAATACGTTACCATGCCAGCCACTCACAGGGGCAAACACACGGAGAAGTATGGATTCCTCGGATTCATGCCCACGCGCCTAGAATCTGTCATCATATTTATCTTTGTGACTCTCAGTGTTGTCTTTCATGCTGTTCGTTACGAGTACGTCTATCCAAATACCGTTTACAAGACCAGACATGCTCAAATGGGTAGACTTGTTGGCGACAGATCGGGCATGTTGGCAAATTGCTTGTTTGTCTTGACCTGGCTATTCGCTAGTCGGAACAGTATTATACTTGCCTTCACTGGCTGGAAGCAATCCACGATGCTCACTTACCACAAAGCTATCGCTCGGACGGCGATCGCATCGACCCTGGTGCATACCATTTCCATGCTTGTGCACACCTTGGACTTGGGACGCTCAAAGTACACCACGCGCTCGCAAACAGGCTGGTGGAGATGGGGCTCCGTGGCCACGGTAGCTGCCTGTGTCATTTTAATTCAAGCGCAGTCTTGGTTCAGAATGTACTCCTATGAGATCTTCTTGTATCTTCACATTCTTCTGGCAGTCTTTGTCCTTGCAGGAGCATGGATGCACACGGCCTGGTTCAGCGACGAGCAGTGGTACTTTGCGTGTGCTGCACTCTGGTGTTTTGATAGATTTATCAGACTGGTTCGCATGGGTTATTTCGGTTTCAGGACTGCCCACGCACGTGTCCTATCAGCGGAGAATGGCATTTTCGAATTGGTCGTTCCGAAGCACAAGGCATGGATCGCCTTCCCGGGTTCCGTTGCGTATGTCTATTTCTTGGGCACGCCGCTATTCTGGCAGTCACATCCCTTCACCATTGCACCTGCCGAGGACGGAAAGCTTCGGTTTGTCATTAAAGCCAAGCGCGGCGCTACTGCACATATTCTACGTCGGCTGCTGGCGTCCCCCGACCAGTCGGCGTCTTTCCGCGTCTGTGTTGAGGGGCCCTACGGCAACTACGCCCCCATAAAGCACTACGATCATTTGTTGCTGTACGCGGGTGGCTCGGGTATCCCCGGACCTCTCTGCTACGCCAAGCATCTCGGCGAGCTCGGCCTTTCCTCCCGCGTGCCGTTCGTCAAGCTTTACTGGGTTGTGCGCCACGCCGCAGACCTCGACTGGTACAAGGACGACTTAACAGCCTTGGCGCGGTACTCCAACATCCAGCCCATTGTATACATCACACGCCCAGACTCCGCGTCCCCACTCAAGGCCGAGGCAGACTCGCTTTCCGACGACGACAGCGAGGGCCGTGCATGCTCTCCGCAAAAGGAAGGCTCCCTCACAGAGGTCACCACTTCTCTGCTGTACTCCAAGCAGTTCGCCCACGTGGAGTTCCGCTACAACCGCCCGGACACCTCCCAGCTCATCGCCGGGGACATGGCCGACCTCGCGGGTGCGTCAGTTGCCGTTATGTCCTGCGCAAGCCCCAACATGGTCGACGACATCCGCGCTGCCGTTGCTCTCGCTGCTGGTTCGTACAAATCCAGCACTATAGACTACTACGAGGAGCTCCAGGTCTGGTGA
- the SEC17 gene encoding alpha-soluble NSF attachment protein SEC17 (Syntenic homolog of Saccharomyces cerevisiae YBL050W (SEC17)) — translation MSEAKDLIARAEKKAQPASGLMKWLTGGDSYRLEEASDLYVEAANLYRLSKELSAAGDTFWKAAECQVEAGNEDEAGNTFVEAYKCYKGANPERACEALERAIAIFTRKGQFRRGAYFKFELAEVQETDLQDYGRARENYELAGDWYMQDQALALSNKAYIKCADLNALDEKYLAAAELYRKIISNSVGNRLSQWSLRDYYLKLCLCFLAASDTVAAEKTLQEALQEDSSFHGSREHDLLAAIIEDVKQGDVEAFSNHVFEFDKFSKLDKWKTTVLLRVKTSITEVEDDLL, via the coding sequence ATGTCTGAGGCCAAGGACCTTATTGCTAGAGCCGAGAAGAAAGCGCAGCCTGCTTCAGGGCTTATGAAGTGGCTCACGGGCGGTGACAGTTACCGCCTGGAGGAGGCATCGGATTTGTATGTGGAGGCAGCCAACCTGTACAGACTTTCGAAGGAGCTGAGCGCCGCAGGCGACACGTTCTGGAAGGCCGCAGAGTGCCAGGTGGAGGCGGGCAACGAGGACGAGGCAGGCAACACATTTGTAGAAGCATACAAGTGCTATAAGGGGGCGAACCCCGAGCGCGCGTGCGAAGCGCTGGAGCGGGCCATCGCGATATTCACACGCAAGGGCCAGTTTCGCCGCGGCGCGTACTTCAAGTTCGAGCTAGCTGAGGTCCAGGAGACCGACCTGCAGGATTACGGCCGTGCGCGGGAAAATTACGAGTTGGCAGGTGACTGGTACATGCAGGACCAGGCGCTGGCGCTCTCCAACAAGGCATACATCAAGTGCGCGGACCTGAATGCGCTGGACGAAAAGTACCTCGCTGCCGCTGAGCTCTATCGCAAAATCATCTCCAACTCAGTGGGGAACCGTCTCTCCCAGTGGTCTCTGCGCGATTACTACCTCAAACTGTGCCTCTGTTTTCTGGCTGCATCCGACACCGTTGCGGCCGAGAAAACGCTGCAGGAGGCGTTACAGGAGGACAGTTCCTTCCACGGTTCCCGTGAGCACGATCTGCTTGCTGCCATTATCGAGGATGTCAAACAAGGCGACGTCGAAGCATTCAGCAATCACGTGTTCGAATTCGACAAGTTCAGCAAGCTGGACAAGTGGAAGACCACCGTGCTGCTCCGCGTTAAGACCTCCATCACGGAGGTCGAAGATGATTTGTTATAA
- the OPT1 gene encoding oligopeptide transporter OPT1 (Non-syntenic homolog of Saccharomyces cerevisiae YJL212C (OPT1)) — MADLSGTAVKREPEKGPASALDTTGDLPHIYDTVSVETPGPFETSEKKVDKEGADTEGDSGEFTDVLVEDDSPYPEVRAAVPSFDDTTMLQNTVRMWTIGLLMTTIGSAVNMLFSMHAPSMAVSTFVTSMLAWPLGRFWARWVPNVRIFGRFGGPFLNPGPFSLKEHALITVMGNISFGGGAAYATDILLSMNMFYKRDYGWLFDLLAIWSTQCIGFSLAGLCYKILITPPLMIWPSTLVQCTFLSNIHIHNNKVANGWKVSRLKFFMIIFIAGFIYYWLPGYLFQALSSFAWVTWIAPKNVVVNQIFGSSTGLGLLPITFDWNQIAGYVGSPLVPPISAIFTILCSMVTIFWIVVPIVHYSNTWYGNYVPISDSTSMDRFQQRYNVTKVVNQRLSLDLEAYHSYSRLYLPTTFAISYGMSFASVMATISHTACFHWRTIYNGVRNINTQDRDVHARLMERYKAPPYWWYLVTFFVFLALSIATVRAWDTQLPVWALFLALAIAGFFLLPVGIIYALTNMAVGLNVITEFIIGYMLPGRPIAMMFFKTFGYITNSQAITFAQDMKLGHYLKVAPKLMFTAQFIATIWGSTVQIAVLRWSEANIKGLCTKAQPGHFTCPGATVFFTASIIWGVIGPQRMFSAGQMYSSLNYFFVLGFFLPIVNWLILSKWPKRFEKSGRGLKFVAKYLSWPVFFSGTGLIPPATPYNYGSYCIVGIFFGYFIKRYYFQWWCKYNYSLSAALDIGLAWGALIIFFSTGIAVRKAPVWWGNTVIDTLDTNGQAIKYILQEGEYFDRASP; from the coding sequence ATGGCTGATTTGAGCGGCACTGCAGTAAAGCgggagcctgagaaagGCCCCGCGTCAGCGCTTGATACGACAGGGGATCTTCCTCATATATATGATACAGtgagtgtggagacgcCTGGACCATTCGAAACTAGTGAAAAAAAGGTAGATAAAGAGGGGGCAGATACAGAGGGAGATAGCGGTGAGTTCACTGATGTGCTGGTGGAGGACGATTCGCCGTACCCTGAGGTGCGGGCCGCCGTGCCGTCGTTTGATGACACCACCATGCTCCAGAACACGGTACGAATGTGGACGATAGGTTTGCTGATGACTACGATAGGTTCCGCCGTCAATATGTTGTTCTCGATGCACGCGCCCTCGATGGCAGTGAGTACTTTTGTGACGTCCATGTTGGCCTGGCCCCTAGGCCGGTTCTGGGCCCGCTGGGTTCCGAATGTGCGTATCTTTGGGCGGTTTGGAGGGCCATTCTTGAATCCTGGGCCATTTAGCTTAAAGGAGCACGCACTTATCACAGTCATGGGGAACATTTCCTTCGGCGGTGGTGCCGCGTATGCGACGGATATTTTACTTTCAATGAACATGTTCTATAAGAGGGACTATGGCTGGTTGTTCGATTTGCTGGCTATCTGGAGCACACAATGTATTGGATTCTCGTTAGCTGGGCTCTGTTACAAAATTTTGATCACTCCTCCTTTGATGATTTGGCCCTCAACGCTCGTTCAGTGCACCTTCTTGTCCAATATACATATTCACAACAACAAGGTAGCAAATGGCTGGAAAGTTAGCAGACTGAAGTTTTTCATGATTATATTCATCGCTGGATTCATATATTATTGGTTACCGGGCTACCTTTTCCAAGCGCTTTCTTCATTCGCCTGGGTTACTTGGATAGCACCCAAGAACGTCGTCGTTAACCAAATTTTTGGTTCATCTACTGGTCTAGGTTTGCTCCCAATCACGTTTGACTGGAATCAAATTGCAGGGTATGTTGGCTCGCCGCTAGTACCGCCTATCTCAGCGATTTTCACTATCTTATGTTCTATGGTGACAATATTCTGGATCGTCGTGCCAATCGTTCATTATAGTAATACGTGGTATGGTAACTACGTCCCGATCAGCGATTCAACTTCTATGGATCGGTTCCAACAGCGGTACAATGTCACTAAGGTAGTTAACCAAAGGCTATCTCTAGATCTTGAAGCCTATCATTCCTATTCCCGATTGTATTTACCTACCACGTTTGCAATATCCTATGGTATGTCGTTTGCCTCTGTCATGGCAACCATCTCTCACACTGCCTGTTTTCACTGGAGAACCATATACAATGGTGTGCGTAATATAAATACGCAGGACCGAGATGTCCACGCAAGGCTAATGGAAAGATACAAGGCTCCGCCTTATTGGTGGTATCTAGTAACCTTTTTTGTTTTCTTGGCGTTGTCTATCGCAACTGTACGGGCTTGGGATACTCAATTGCCGGTTTGGGCCCTATTCTTAGCGCTAGCCATTGCAGGTTTCTTTCTATTGCCAGTGGGTATTATCTACGCGTTGACAAACATGGCAGTCGGCTTGAACGTTATCACGGAGTTCATCATTGGTTACATGCTACCAGGCAGACCGATAGCGATGATGTTCTTCAAAACTTTTGGATATATCACCAACAGCCAGGCCATCACATTTGCACAGGACATGAAGTTGGGCCACTACTTAAAGGTCGCTCCCAAACTCATGTTTACCGCGCAATTCATTGCCACCATATGGGGCAGTACCGTGCAGATAGCCGTTTTGAGATGGTCAGAGGCAAACATAAAGGGCCTCTGTACCAAAGCGCAGCCCGGCCACTTTACATGCCCTGGTGCCACCGTTTTCTTCACTGCATCTATCATCTGGGGTGTCATCGGTCCGCAGCGCATGTTCTCTGCCGGTCAAATGTACAGTTCCTTAAACTACTTTTTCGTGCTTGGCTTTTTCCTCCCTATCGTGAACTGGCTCATTTTGAGCAAGTGGCCCAAGCGCTTCGAGAAGTCGGGTAGGGGACTAAAGTTTGTCGCCAAATATTTGTCCTGGCCTGTCTTCTTTAGTGGCACTGGACTAATACCCCCCGCTACACCATACAATTACGGTTCATACTGTATAGTCGGGATTTTCTTCGGCTACTTCATTAAGCGGTACTACTTCCAGTGGTGGTGTAAGTACAACTACAGTTTGAGTGCCGCGCTTGACATCGGTTTAGCTTGGGGCGCTCTAATCATCTTTTTCTCGACAGGAATAGCGGTTAGGAAGGCGCCTGTGTGGTGGGGTAACACCGTCATTGATACGCTTGATACAAATGGTCAGGCGATTAAATATATACTCCAGGAAGGGGAATACTTTGACCGAGCATCTCCATGA